A genome region from Thermomonospora amylolytica includes the following:
- a CDS encoding alpha-(1->3)-arabinofuranosyltransferase domain-containing protein produces MDALALRLADADRDAAAREDEDVDARLRERIRLVACCLALTVLAMATRPGRILADTKIDMAENPLGFLGRALHLWDPEQFGQLQNQAVGYWFPMGPFYALGDLAGTPAWITQRLWLALLLCLAFVGTHRLAARLGIGGPLSRLAGGLAYALTPHGLSTLGQISSEYLPLAMLPWIVLPLVTAVQGGGRIRAAARSGFAVACCGGINAAATAAVLVVPFLYLLTRPRGTPRIRLTAWWSLAVGLASAWWLAPLLLTGTYGFSWLTYTEKAETTTASTGLVNVLRGAARWVNYLVVDGQVWSPVGHTLSLGTLPVLCAAVVAALGLTGLLRSRLPERAFLLCTLLAGLAIMSAGHLSAVEGPFAAAMRDLLDGPLAPLRNLHKFDALVRLPLALGIAHLPVTLARARHRLRAFAVTYTALAGVAAVALGTGLSGAGDFPQVPKYWRDAASWLNGRAGEQAVLALPGSPFGEYLWGRPMDDIMQPLLSARWGVRQLVPAGSPGYTRALDAIDQRVVTGRASPGLTEFLGRMGVRYLLVRNDLERDGLRGGWPARLHQVLDATPGLSKVAEFGGPVGQQRGFDAISSVDQRYPALEIYEVDDVDDVVSVTSARDTVRLYGGPEALLAMADDQVLRGRAVLLNDDAPRLGGTPVVSDSLRLTRRQFGELHQISQTLTAAERRRATDILDDGWDRYVTTAVYGGIASVTASTSASDPTSPPQWHDLGRNPYAAVDGDPSTYWQTGGWTGPRDQWIQVNFTRPVDPGQVTAMFVQNEPLLGPPPARVEVRTEAGAVVQPVRAAPEAQTLQAPRGATRWLRVRILDLAGRVSVPVFFRAGIAELTVPGVTAARTFRLPEPGSGSPAAYVLQRGPGRAAECMRGPANWVCDPGLERQDEEGNGFDRTFRAGAAADVTVVGTATLTSPEVVARYTAPNRDLEVAASSSRPHPAAMPRSAFDGNPSTVWVAAGNDTAPRYTVRWKKLARLDEITVERPAGARGPLRVAVQADRGQTREGFVDDDGVLRFAPLRTRSLTLTFHSSVQLALQITDITVPGVRHFPDVSRAPLGLGCGWGPSLRLNGATVFTKATGTMGDLLAGRPIRFESCRRAEIAAGDNRVTGVPLSPFRIESAVVDTGVLDVRGETSSVVVREWNSETRVVEVDAPEQSFLTVNENYNAGWVASAGDTVLQPVRLDGWKQGWVLPAGTTGTVTLTYRPDQAHKVAVFTGLGLVLLLTLVAAMPGGRRPGDTAPALPPVRTRRGAVPVALVGSLALGVWVAGVPGAVTSAVGALLFTWACRRTGVARLPASPWAVTVLMLAGTTSWLVSRALYPAANPAAPTDLLGDVVPQLAGLLIATRVIVALCMPDAVPAATAGPPRRTDLRWRPSSRPEDLAAPAARS; encoded by the coding sequence GTGGACGCGCTCGCCCTGCGCCTGGCCGACGCCGACCGGGACGCCGCCGCCCGGGAGGACGAGGACGTCGACGCCCGGCTGCGCGAGCGGATCCGGCTGGTCGCCTGCTGCCTGGCGCTGACCGTGCTGGCCATGGCCACCCGGCCGGGCCGGATCCTGGCCGACACCAAGATCGACATGGCCGAGAACCCGCTCGGGTTCCTCGGCCGCGCCCTGCACCTGTGGGACCCCGAGCAGTTCGGCCAGCTGCAGAACCAGGCGGTCGGCTACTGGTTCCCGATGGGCCCGTTCTACGCCCTCGGCGACCTGGCCGGGACGCCCGCCTGGATCACCCAGCGGCTGTGGCTGGCGCTGCTGCTGTGCCTGGCGTTCGTCGGCACCCACCGGCTGGCCGCCCGGCTGGGGATCGGCGGGCCGCTGTCCCGGCTGGCCGGCGGGCTGGCGTACGCGCTCACCCCGCACGGGCTGTCGACCCTCGGGCAGATCTCCTCGGAGTACCTGCCGCTGGCGATGCTCCCGTGGATCGTGCTGCCGCTGGTCACCGCCGTGCAGGGGGGCGGCCGGATCCGCGCGGCGGCCCGCTCGGGGTTCGCCGTGGCCTGCTGCGGCGGCATCAACGCCGCCGCCACCGCCGCCGTGCTGGTCGTCCCGTTCCTCTACCTGCTCACCCGGCCGCGCGGCACCCCCCGCATCCGGCTGACCGCCTGGTGGTCCCTGGCGGTGGGGCTGGCCTCGGCCTGGTGGCTGGCGCCGCTGCTGCTGACCGGCACGTACGGGTTCTCCTGGCTGACCTACACCGAGAAGGCCGAGACCACCACCGCCTCGACCGGGCTGGTCAACGTGCTGCGCGGGGCCGCCCGCTGGGTCAACTACCTGGTCGTGGACGGGCAGGTCTGGTCGCCGGTCGGGCACACGCTGTCGCTGGGCACCCTGCCGGTGCTGTGCGCCGCCGTGGTCGCCGCGCTCGGCCTGACGGGGCTGCTGCGGTCCCGGCTACCGGAACGGGCGTTCCTGCTGTGCACGCTGCTGGCCGGGCTGGCGATCATGTCCGCCGGGCATCTCAGCGCCGTCGAGGGGCCGTTCGCCGCGGCGATGCGCGACCTGCTGGACGGGCCGCTGGCGCCGCTGCGCAACCTGCACAAGTTCGACGCGCTGGTGCGGCTGCCGCTGGCCCTCGGCATCGCCCACCTGCCGGTGACGCTGGCCCGCGCCCGGCACCGGCTGCGCGCGTTCGCCGTCACCTACACCGCGCTGGCCGGGGTCGCCGCCGTGGCGCTCGGCACCGGGCTGTCGGGCGCGGGCGACTTCCCGCAGGTCCCCAAGTACTGGCGGGACGCGGCGTCCTGGCTGAACGGCCGGGCGGGGGAGCAGGCGGTGCTGGCGCTGCCGGGCTCCCCGTTCGGCGAGTACCTGTGGGGCCGGCCGATGGACGACATCATGCAGCCGCTGCTGTCGGCCCGCTGGGGGGTGCGGCAGCTCGTCCCGGCCGGCTCGCCCGGCTACACCCGTGCGCTGGACGCCATCGACCAGCGGGTGGTCACCGGGCGCGCGTCGCCGGGGCTGACCGAGTTCCTCGGCCGGATGGGCGTCCGCTACCTGCTGGTCCGCAACGACCTGGAACGCGACGGGCTGCGCGGCGGCTGGCCCGCCCGGCTGCACCAGGTCCTGGACGCCACCCCCGGGCTGAGCAAGGTCGCCGAGTTCGGCGGGCCGGTCGGGCAGCAGCGCGGGTTCGACGCCATCTCCTCGGTCGACCAGCGCTACCCCGCGCTGGAGATCTACGAGGTCGACGACGTCGACGACGTGGTCAGCGTGACCTCCGCCCGGGACACCGTCCGCCTGTACGGGGGACCGGAGGCCCTGCTGGCGATGGCCGACGACCAGGTGCTGCGCGGCAGGGCGGTGCTGCTCAACGACGACGCCCCCCGGCTCGGCGGCACGCCCGTGGTGTCGGACTCGCTGCGGCTGACCCGCCGGCAGTTCGGCGAGCTGCACCAGATCTCCCAGACCCTCACCGCCGCCGAACGCCGCAGGGCCACCGACATCCTCGACGACGGCTGGGACCGCTACGTCACCACCGCCGTCTACGGCGGGATCGCGTCGGTCACCGCCTCCACCTCGGCGTCCGACCCCACGTCCCCGCCCCAGTGGCACGACCTGGGCCGCAACCCGTACGCGGCCGTGGACGGCGACCCGAGCACCTACTGGCAGACCGGCGGGTGGACCGGCCCCCGCGACCAGTGGATCCAGGTGAACTTCACCCGGCCCGTCGATCCCGGCCAGGTCACCGCCATGTTCGTGCAGAACGAGCCGCTGCTCGGCCCGCCGCCGGCCCGGGTCGAGGTGCGGACCGAGGCCGGCGCCGTCGTGCAGCCGGTCCGCGCCGCGCCCGAGGCGCAGACCCTGCAGGCGCCGCGGGGCGCGACCCGGTGGCTGCGGGTGCGGATCCTGGACCTGGCCGGACGGGTGTCGGTGCCGGTGTTCTTCCGCGCCGGGATCGCCGAGCTGACCGTGCCGGGGGTCACCGCCGCCCGGACGTTCCGGCTGCCCGAGCCGGGTTCCGGCTCCCCGGCCGCCTACGTGCTGCAGCGCGGCCCCGGGCGGGCGGCCGAGTGCATGCGGGGCCCGGCGAACTGGGTCTGCGATCCCGGGCTGGAACGCCAGGACGAGGAGGGCAACGGCTTCGACCGGACGTTCCGCGCGGGGGCCGCCGCGGACGTGACCGTCGTCGGCACGGCCACCCTCACCTCTCCCGAGGTCGTCGCCCGCTACACCGCACCGAACCGGGACCTGGAGGTCGCCGCCAGCTCCAGCCGCCCCCATCCGGCGGCGATGCCGCGTTCGGCGTTCGACGGGAACCCGTCCACGGTGTGGGTCGCCGCGGGCAACGACACCGCGCCCCGGTACACGGTGCGGTGGAAGAAGCTGGCCCGGCTCGACGAGATCACCGTGGAACGCCCGGCGGGCGCGCGGGGACCGCTGCGGGTCGCGGTGCAGGCCGACAGGGGGCAGACCCGCGAGGGCTTCGTGGACGACGACGGGGTGCTGCGCTTCGCGCCGCTGCGGACCCGCTCGCTGACCCTGACGTTCCACTCCTCGGTGCAGCTCGCCCTGCAGATCACCGACATCACCGTGCCGGGAGTGCGGCACTTCCCCGACGTGTCGCGGGCGCCGCTCGGGCTGGGCTGCGGGTGGGGGCCCTCGTTGCGGCTGAACGGCGCCACGGTTTTCACCAAGGCCACCGGCACGATGGGGGACCTGCTGGCGGGGCGGCCCATCCGGTTCGAGTCCTGCCGCAGGGCCGAGATCGCCGCCGGGGACAACCGGGTCACCGGGGTGCCGCTCAGCCCGTTCCGGATCGAGTCGGCGGTGGTGGACACCGGCGTGCTCGACGTGCGCGGCGAGACCTCCTCGGTCGTCGTCCGGGAGTGGAACTCCGAGACCCGGGTGGTCGAGGTGGACGCCCCCGAGCAGTCGTTCCTGACGGTGAACGAGAACTACAACGCCGGCTGGGTCGCCAGTGCCGGCGACACGGTGCTGCAGCCGGTCCGCCTGGACGGCTGGAAGCAGGGCTGGGTCCTGCCCGCCGGCACCACCGGCACCGTGACCCTCACCTACCGGCCCGACCAGGCGCACAAGGTCGCCGTCTTCACCGGCCTCGGCCTGGTCCTGCTGCTCACCCTGGTCGCCGCCATGCCGGGCGGGCGCCGTCCCGGCGACACCGCCCCCGCGCTGCCCCCCGTGCGGACCCGCCGAGGGGCCGTGCCCGTGGCGCTGGTCGGGTCGCTGGCCCTGGGCGTCTGGGTCGCCGGGGTTCCCGGCGCGGTCACGTCCGCCGTGGGCGCCCTGCTGTTCACCTGGGCCTGCCGCCGGACGGGCGTCGCCCGTCTGCCGGCGTCCCCGTGGGCGGTCACCGTGCTGATGCTCGCCGGCACCACGTCCTGGCTGGTGAGCCGGGCCCTGTATCCCGCCGCCAACCCCGCCGCGCCCACCGACCTGCTGGGCGACGTCGTTCCGCAACTGGCGGGCCTGCTCATCGCGACCCGCGTCATCGTCGCGCTGTGCATGCCGGACGCCGTTCCCGCCGCCACCGCGGGGCCTCCCCGCCGCACCGACCTGCGCTGGCGCCCGTCGTCCCGGCCGGAGGACCTGGCGGCCCCGGCCGCACGCTCCTGA
- a CDS encoding alpha/beta hydrolase, with protein MRIPIFCAATVAVVIALAGCSAEELVEPPPLPETAPAPHAADRRFDVDYATESAAQRLDLYVPAGTAPSPVVVYVHGGDWRGGDKGEVAGNGLDDLLEAGFAVASINYRLTDEARWPAAVQDAKAAVGWLRTNARQHHLDPERIAIVGSSSGGYLAAAVALTGDRPSEFDPPQPTPGAPVSTAVQAAVLWSAPVDFRSLDRQLEEAGCPPAVPPHGHPASAASQWLGEQVGAGPRTLRADLLAHVLQRPTASFLFVHGADDCVVPPAQARSLHREIRRAEGTSTLALIEGMGHRGGTGRRVRETVAFLNEAVGRPAPAPHTTG; from the coding sequence ATGCGCATACCGATCTTCTGCGCGGCGACCGTCGCCGTGGTGATCGCGCTCGCCGGATGCTCGGCGGAGGAACTGGTCGAGCCGCCGCCCCTGCCGGAGACCGCGCCGGCGCCGCACGCCGCGGACCGGCGGTTCGACGTGGACTACGCGACCGAGTCCGCCGCCCAGCGCCTGGACCTGTACGTTCCGGCGGGCACCGCCCCGTCCCCGGTGGTGGTGTACGTGCACGGCGGGGACTGGCGCGGCGGGGACAAGGGCGAGGTCGCCGGCAACGGCCTCGATGACCTGCTCGAGGCCGGATTCGCGGTGGCGTCGATCAACTACCGGCTGACCGACGAGGCCCGCTGGCCCGCCGCCGTGCAGGACGCCAAGGCGGCGGTGGGATGGCTGCGGACGAACGCACGACAGCACCACCTCGACCCCGAACGGATCGCCATCGTCGGCTCCTCGTCCGGCGGCTACCTGGCGGCGGCGGTCGCGCTGACCGGGGACCGGCCCTCGGAGTTCGACCCGCCGCAGCCCACGCCCGGCGCGCCGGTGTCCACCGCCGTCCAGGCCGCCGTGCTGTGGTCGGCCCCGGTGGACTTCAGGTCGCTGGACCGGCAGCTCGAGGAGGCCGGCTGCCCGCCCGCCGTCCCCCCGCACGGACATCCGGCCTCGGCCGCCTCGCAGTGGCTCGGCGAGCAGGTCGGCGCCGGGCCGAGGACGCTGCGCGCCGACCTGCTCGCCCACGTGCTGCAGCGGCCGACGGCCTCGTTCCTGTTCGTCCATGGGGCCGACGACTGCGTCGTCCCGCCGGCCCAGGCCCGATCTCTGCACCGGGAGATCCGCCGGGCCGAGGGGACGAGCACCCTCGCCCTCATCGAGGGCATGGGCCACCGCGGCGGCACCGGCCGGCGCGTCCGGGAGACCGTCGCGTTCCTGAACGAGGCCGTCGGCAGGCCCGCCCCGGCCCCGCACACCACCGGCTAG
- a CDS encoding glycosyltransferase, with the protein MGRSPRPAGGVPQLEIVVPAYNEERRLPLGLALLEERLASLPVPAEIIVVDNASTDGTADVVRGWNGRVPVRLLHCAERGKGAAVRTGLLATTARHVGFCDADMATDLSALDTALRLLEEGHPVVVGSRRHPGSLVEGYGQPLRRVGALAFNLMIRDLVGGIADTQCGFKFFAGPLARQAAAELRTTGFSFDVELLLHCTRRGAAILDIPVIWHDMPGTTFSMRRHAMSCLRDLLRIRRMAAPRPDTAASTAVVLAMPEPPAPGTR; encoded by the coding sequence ATGGGGCGTTCCCCGCGGCCCGCCGGCGGCGTGCCGCAGCTCGAGATCGTCGTGCCCGCCTACAACGAGGAACGACGGCTGCCGCTCGGCCTGGCGCTGCTGGAGGAGCGGCTGGCCTCGCTTCCGGTGCCGGCCGAGATCATCGTGGTGGACAACGCCAGCACCGACGGCACCGCCGACGTGGTGCGCGGCTGGAACGGCAGGGTGCCGGTCCGGCTGCTGCACTGCGCCGAACGCGGCAAGGGCGCCGCCGTGCGCACCGGGCTGCTGGCCACCACCGCCCGCCATGTCGGGTTCTGCGACGCCGACATGGCCACCGACCTGTCCGCCCTGGACACTGCGCTGAGGCTGCTCGAGGAGGGGCACCCGGTGGTGGTCGGCTCCCGCCGGCACCCCGGCTCCCTGGTCGAGGGATACGGGCAGCCGCTGCGCCGGGTCGGCGCCCTGGCGTTCAACCTGATGATCCGCGACCTGGTCGGCGGCATCGCCGACACCCAGTGCGGGTTCAAGTTCTTCGCCGGGCCGCTGGCCCGCCAGGCCGCCGCCGAGCTGCGGACCACCGGCTTCTCCTTCGACGTGGAGCTGCTGCTGCACTGCACCCGGCGCGGCGCGGCGATCCTCGACATCCCGGTGATCTGGCACGACATGCCCGGCACCACCTTCTCGATGCGCCGCCACGCCATGAGCTGCCTGCGGGACCTGCTGCGGATCCGCCGGATGGCCGCGCCCCGGCCGGACACCGCGGCCTCCACAGCGGTCGTCCTGGCGATGCCCGAGCCCCCGGCACCCGGGACCAGATGA
- a CDS encoding acyl-CoA dehydrogenase, whose amino-acid sequence MAIGLTEEHEALAASVRGLVERHITGQVVRGEVESPRHEGRPGFWPALADQGLLGLHLPEEHGGQGYGLVEQAVALEELGRALAPGPYVPTVLASAAIAAYGTDEARADLLPSLADGSRTAAVALRGDFEAVPGDDGLRIEGAAGTVLGAPLADLLVLPLDGDRWAVVDAADAVVETAESLDLTRPVGSVRVEGATVPQDRILQGPVRDLAVVVLGAEACGIAGRATEDAAAYAKIREQFGRPIGQFQGVKHKVARMLIATERARAAVWDAARAVDAGQEPGQRGYAVGVAGALAGDAAVTCAEDNIQVHGGIGYTFEHDAHLIYRRALTLRALTGRASAHHARVARLALNGLRRPIEIDLPKDAAPLRERIRAQVAELAAMDPFAQRAAMAEGGWVTPHLPRPWGRDAGPLEQVVIQQELRRANVRPVPLMIAAWVVPSLVQYGTPEQQERFLPPTLRGEILWCQLFSEPGAGSDLAGLTTRAEKVEGGWRITGQKIWNSLAREAQWGICIARTDPDAPKHEGITYFLVDMASEGIEVRPLRECTGEAVFNEVFLDGVFVPDELVVGPVGQGWRVARNTLANERVGLTSSFQLGASLTDLVALIEELDLAADPLVLDGLGRLAADEHAYLLLGLRATLRQLSGTDPGATANVRKLVAMEHGQRVTEYGFTLLGEEGALTGDRRSGLRRRWTFWLLASRAMTIGGGTTEVNLNVIGERILGLPRDPEPVRR is encoded by the coding sequence ATGGCGATCGGGCTGACCGAGGAGCACGAGGCCCTGGCCGCGTCAGTACGCGGCCTGGTGGAACGGCACATCACCGGGCAGGTGGTGCGCGGCGAGGTGGAGTCCCCCCGGCACGAGGGACGCCCCGGTTTCTGGCCGGCGCTGGCCGATCAGGGACTGCTCGGCCTGCACCTTCCCGAGGAGCACGGCGGCCAGGGCTACGGGCTGGTCGAGCAGGCCGTGGCCCTGGAGGAGCTGGGACGGGCGCTGGCCCCCGGCCCGTACGTCCCGACCGTGCTGGCCTCCGCCGCGATCGCCGCGTACGGCACCGACGAGGCCCGCGCCGACCTGCTGCCGTCCCTGGCCGACGGGTCGAGGACCGCCGCCGTGGCGCTGCGGGGCGACTTCGAGGCCGTCCCCGGCGACGACGGCCTCCGGATCGAGGGGGCGGCCGGGACGGTGCTCGGCGCTCCGCTGGCGGACCTGCTGGTGCTGCCGCTGGACGGCGACAGGTGGGCGGTGGTCGACGCCGCCGACGCCGTGGTCGAGACGGCAGAGTCCCTCGACCTGACCCGCCCGGTCGGGAGCGTCCGGGTGGAGGGCGCGACCGTGCCGCAGGACCGGATCCTCCAGGGGCCGGTCCGGGACCTCGCCGTCGTGGTGCTGGGCGCGGAGGCGTGCGGGATCGCGGGCCGGGCCACCGAGGACGCCGCCGCGTACGCCAAGATCCGCGAGCAGTTCGGCCGGCCGATCGGGCAGTTCCAGGGCGTCAAGCACAAGGTCGCCCGGATGCTGATCGCCACCGAACGGGCCCGCGCCGCCGTCTGGGACGCCGCCCGCGCCGTCGACGCCGGGCAGGAGCCCGGTCAGCGCGGATACGCGGTCGGCGTGGCCGGGGCGCTGGCCGGGGACGCGGCGGTGACCTGCGCCGAGGACAACATCCAGGTCCACGGCGGCATCGGCTACACCTTCGAGCACGACGCCCACCTGATCTACCGGCGGGCCCTGACGCTGCGCGCGCTGACCGGACGGGCCTCCGCCCACCACGCGCGGGTGGCGCGGCTGGCGCTGAACGGGCTCCGCCGCCCCATCGAGATCGACCTGCCCAAGGACGCCGCCCCGCTGCGCGAGCGGATCCGTGCGCAGGTCGCCGAACTGGCCGCGATGGACCCGTTCGCCCAGCGGGCGGCGATGGCCGAGGGCGGCTGGGTCACCCCGCACCTGCCCAGGCCGTGGGGCCGGGACGCCGGCCCGCTGGAGCAGGTCGTCATCCAGCAGGAACTGCGGCGCGCGAACGTCCGCCCGGTGCCGCTGATGATCGCCGCCTGGGTGGTGCCGTCACTGGTCCAGTACGGCACCCCCGAGCAGCAGGAACGGTTCCTGCCGCCGACGTTGCGCGGCGAGATCCTGTGGTGCCAGCTGTTCAGCGAGCCCGGCGCCGGATCCGACCTGGCGGGCCTGACCACCCGGGCGGAGAAGGTCGAGGGCGGCTGGCGGATCACCGGCCAGAAGATCTGGAACTCGCTGGCCCGCGAGGCCCAGTGGGGCATCTGCATCGCCCGCACCGACCCGGACGCCCCCAAGCACGAGGGCATCACCTACTTCCTGGTCGACATGGCCTCCGAGGGCATCGAGGTGCGGCCGCTGCGCGAGTGCACCGGGGAGGCGGTGTTCAACGAGGTCTTCCTGGACGGCGTGTTCGTGCCCGACGAACTGGTGGTGGGGCCGGTCGGCCAGGGCTGGCGGGTCGCCCGCAACACGCTGGCCAACGAGCGGGTCGGGCTGACCAGCTCGTTCCAGCTCGGCGCGAGCCTGACCGACCTGGTCGCGCTGATCGAGGAGCTGGACCTGGCCGCCGACCCGCTGGTGCTGGACGGGCTGGGCCGGCTGGCCGCCGACGAGCACGCGTACCTGCTGCTGGGGCTGCGCGCCACGCTCCGGCAGCTGTCCGGCACCGACCCGGGCGCGACCGCCAACGTCCGCAAGCTGGTGGCGATGGAGCACGGCCAGCGGGTCACCGAGTACGGCTTCACGCTGCTCGGCGAGGAGGGCGCGCTGACCGGCGACCGCAGGTCCGGGCTGCGCCGCCGGTGGACGTTCTGGCTGCTGGCGTCGCGGGCGATGACGATCGGCGGCGGCACCACCGAGGTCAACCTGAACGTCATCGGCGAGCGCATCCTCGGCCTGCCCCGCGACCCGGAGCCGGTCCGCCGCTAG
- a CDS encoding glycosyltransferase family 4 protein yields the protein MTSDPAARRLRLAIVNWRDPWHPAAGGAERYAWELARRLAAAGMDVHYVTARAPGQARRSRAEGVRLVRLGGRFTVYPLVLLWMLARRRRFDAVLDCQNGIPFFTPWALPRRVPVFCVVHHVHTEQFGMYFPGWLAGLGRLLEGPVANWTYRRHACVAVSRSTARGLREELGWKGPVHLVYNGLTMPPGPVRPAEGLGSPALVCVNRLVPHKRIDRLVDLADRLRDRHPGLRVHLVGDGPEAGPLAARIAGRGLDDVVVMHGFVSEEDKAALVAGADLNVNTSRGEGWGLSVIEAASLGVPTVAYDVPGLQEAVWDGVTGWLVHDGEEIADVVDRALKELADPVRRAEIARECREQAARFDWAHSAEQMGALIREAVRAAGSRGRERSWR from the coding sequence ATGACCTCCGACCCTGCGGCCCGCCGGCTGCGGCTGGCGATCGTCAACTGGCGCGACCCGTGGCATCCGGCCGCGGGCGGGGCCGAGCGCTACGCCTGGGAGCTGGCGCGCCGGCTGGCGGCAGCCGGGATGGACGTGCACTACGTGACGGCGCGGGCCCCCGGGCAGGCGCGGCGTTCGCGGGCCGAGGGGGTGCGCCTGGTCCGGCTGGGCGGCCGGTTCACCGTCTACCCGCTGGTCCTGCTGTGGATGCTGGCCCGCCGCCGCCGCTTCGACGCGGTGCTGGACTGCCAGAACGGCATCCCGTTCTTCACCCCGTGGGCGCTGCCCCGCCGGGTGCCGGTGTTCTGCGTGGTCCACCACGTGCACACCGAGCAGTTCGGCATGTACTTCCCCGGCTGGCTGGCCGGGCTGGGGCGGCTGCTGGAGGGCCCGGTCGCCAACTGGACCTACCGGCGGCACGCCTGCGTGGCGGTCTCCCGGTCCACCGCCCGCGGCCTGCGCGAGGAGCTGGGCTGGAAGGGGCCGGTGCACCTGGTCTACAACGGCCTGACCATGCCGCCCGGCCCGGTGCGCCCGGCCGAGGGGCTCGGCTCCCCGGCGCTGGTGTGCGTCAACCGGCTCGTCCCGCACAAGCGCATCGACCGGCTGGTCGACCTGGCCGACCGGCTCCGCGACCGGCATCCGGGGCTGCGCGTCCACCTGGTCGGCGACGGCCCGGAGGCGGGGCCGCTGGCCGCCCGGATCGCCGGGCGCGGCCTGGACGACGTGGTCGTCATGCACGGATTCGTGTCCGAGGAGGACAAGGCCGCCCTGGTCGCCGGGGCGGACCTGAACGTCAACACCTCCCGCGGCGAGGGCTGGGGGCTGTCGGTGATCGAGGCGGCGTCCCTGGGAGTGCCCACGGTCGCCTACGATGTGCCCGGCCTGCAGGAGGCGGTCTGGGACGGTGTCACCGGCTGGCTCGTGCACGACGGCGAGGAGATCGCCGATGTGGTGGACCGGGCGCTGAAGGAGCTGGCGGACCCGGTGCGGCGGGCCGAGATCGCCCGGGAGTGCCGGGAACAGGCGGCCCGGTTCGACTGGGCCCACAGCGCCGAGCAGATGGGCGCGTTGATCCGCGAGGCCGTGCGGGCGGCGGGAAGCAGGGGGCGAGAACGGTCGTGGCGCTAG
- a CDS encoding EI24 domain-containing protein, translating to MSDVRGIRGLFVGVRYLGRGVWWVARRPRQWVFGMVPALIVLVFYAAALVWLAGRADELAVWVTPFADSWEEQWRTVARVIAGVAILVAGGLVAVLTFTAATLLVGEPFYERISERVEESCGGAPEEPDVPWTVKIGRAVRDSLILGAVAVAFAVTFFALGFVPVLGQFVVPVVAAVVSGWFLAGELTSVALERRGLVRRERFALMRRERPVVVGFGAATFVTFLIPLGAVLVMPGAVAGGTLLARERLAPGEPEGPGEPAEDGPVTKGDVSAQGEH from the coding sequence GTGAGTGATGTGCGTGGGATCCGCGGGTTGTTCGTCGGGGTGCGTTATCTGGGGCGGGGGGTCTGGTGGGTCGCGCGGCGGCCTCGGCAGTGGGTGTTCGGGATGGTGCCCGCGCTGATCGTGCTGGTGTTCTATGCGGCGGCGCTGGTGTGGCTGGCGGGGCGGGCGGACGAGCTGGCCGTGTGGGTGACGCCGTTCGCGGACTCCTGGGAGGAGCAGTGGCGGACCGTGGCGCGGGTGATCGCGGGGGTCGCGATCCTCGTGGCCGGGGGGCTGGTGGCGGTTCTGACGTTCACGGCGGCGACGCTGCTGGTGGGGGAGCCGTTCTACGAGAGGATCTCCGAGCGGGTCGAGGAGTCGTGCGGCGGGGCGCCGGAGGAGCCGGACGTGCCGTGGACGGTGAAGATCGGGCGGGCGGTGCGGGACTCGCTGATCCTGGGGGCCGTGGCGGTGGCGTTCGCGGTGACGTTCTTCGCGTTGGGGTTCGTGCCGGTGCTGGGGCAGTTCGTGGTGCCGGTGGTGGCGGCCGTGGTGTCGGGATGGTTCCTGGCGGGGGAGCTGACCTCGGTGGCGCTGGAACGGCGGGGGCTGGTGCGCAGGGAGCGGTTCGCGCTGATGCGGCGGGAGCGGCCGGTGGTGGTGGGGTTCGGGGCGGCGACGTTCGTCACGTTCCTGATCCCGCTGGGCGCGGTGCTGGTCATGCCGGGGGCGGTGGCCGGGGGGACGCTGCTGGCCCGGGAACGGCTGGCGCCGGGCGAACCGGAGGGGCCCGGGGAACCGGCGGAGGACGGGCCGGTGACCAAGGGTGACGTAAGTGCACAGGGTGAACACTGA